Sequence from the Suncus etruscus isolate mSunEtr1 chromosome 1, mSunEtr1.pri.cur, whole genome shotgun sequence genome:
TTCGGCACACAAGAGGGGAGTTGCGGGGTATTTTCAGGCCTTTCCCATCACCtcacttccttctctcttttttgggggggtttgttttgttttgctttggtttttggttttggggccacattcagcagtactcagggtttactcctgactctgcactcaaggattactcctgaaggggctcagaagaccatataggggccagaggggtggcgcAGGtaggagggaatttgccttgcacatgctgacctaggacggaccgcggttcaatcccccagagtcccttatggccctccaagccaggggtgatttctgagcacatagccaggagtaacccctgagtgtcactgggtgtggctcctccaaaaaaagatcatatgagatgctgaacccatgtcagctgtgtgcaagaaaagtgctctactcactgtgctatctctacagtcccCCACCCCCAGTACTCTTCTAGGGCCCCAAAGATGGCTGTCTGCTCCTCTTCAGCATCCCCACAGGTTTTTAGGCACCTTACTATGCAGACCAGGGGAATCCAggtttcgattcctggcactgtattaccttttttttttctttttctttctttctttcttctttttttttttcttttgtttttgggtcacacccggcagtgctcaggggttactcctggctccacgctcagaaatcactcctggcaggctcggtggaccatatggatgccgggattcgaaccaatgaccttctgcatgaaaggcaaatgccttaccttcatgctatctctccggcccctgtatggcctttcaaacactgccagaagcccagcatggagtcaggagtagcctATGAACACTGTGAGGTTTTTGTCCTACATTACTCCAGCAGAAGTTCAGCACCAACCATAAAAGGGATCTGCCCCTGTAAGAATAATTACTCAATTATTACTGGGAAGTTGTGTAGCAGTTTGAAGAGGCAGTTGGATCAGCAATCTGACTGAACTGTTTCTATGAACTATTCAGCTATAGATTTTCTCCCTGATTTCAGTTACAATGCTTAAACTAGTTACCCTTTACTTTGAacacttttttcccctttacCTGGCCCTTAACCTGACCTTACCATAGTCACAAACCcagctttctctccctctctttttctctctctccctctcctggcCCAAGGGTTTGTCATAGGTCTCTGGGCTTCTCTGTTAAGAAAGGgtttgaggggctggaaagatagcatggaggttaagaggtttgccttgcatgcagaaggacagtggctcgaatcccaactgctggcatcccatatggtctgccaggagcgtagagccaggagtaacccctaagcgttgctgggtgtgacccaaaaataaataaataaatataaataaataaaaaggggtttgaaggggccagagcagtggtgcaaggggtaaggtgtctgccttgcccacgcaagcctaggatggactgtgatttgatcccctggcgtcccatatggtcccctaagccaggagcgatttctgagcacatagctaagagtaacccctgagtgtcactgagtgtggcccaaaaaacaaaaaacaaacaaaaaaaaggtttgaAGTATTTTTTCACAGTCTTGCCTGCAAGGCCTCTGCAGACCATGGCAGCGTGGGCCCATCTTCAGTAGCTTGGGTCTCTGGCAGTGAGGGGTAGCCTGATCCCCACCAAAATAAATGGGAGTTCAATAAGACTAGTGAGGAGTCAGGGCTCCTGCCAGCGCACCCCTATAGCATAGGAGAAAGGTAGTGCGTCTCCCTGGACCAGCTGGTCCCAGTGGTGATGGGTTTGGAATTCTGAAGTTGTCCCCTGCTCCTCTGTCCTCCTCAGACACTGGGCCTTACCGTGCGCTCTGGGGAAATTTGGGGGAATGTTGTTTACAGGGCCCAAGTTGTCTCCTGAAGCTGGGATGGGGGTGAGAAGCATGATGACCTACTAGTCTAGTGGTCCCTTCACCCTCATGGCCATTCTTTAATTGATGCAAGGTTCCAAGCAAACCAGGGAGTCAGGCTGGGCTTGGAAGGGGTGTAACCTTGGCCTTACTAAGCAGGAACCATATGTGCATAtgcttgtgtgtttgtgtatgtatgtacatgtgtGCATTCAGGGAAATGTGTGTGAGTCTgtaaactttgtttttgttttttgtttttttgttttgttttgttttggtttggtttttaggccacacccagtggtgctcaggggttactcctggctgtctgctcagaaatagctcctggcaggcacgggggaccatatgggacaccgggattcgaaccaaccacctttggtcctggatcggctgcttgcaaggcaaacaccgctgtgctatctccccgggcccgagTCTGTAAACTTAAACTCACCTTTTTATTTcatagtttctgggccacacctggctcatgGTGGTACCAGACCCACTGTGGTCATACATGCACTGgactttgtggtttttttttgtgtgtgtgtgtggtttttgggtcacacctggcagtgctcaggggttattcctggctccaggctcagaaattgctcctggcaggcatgggggaccatatggtacgacaccgggattcgaaccgatgacctcctgcatgaaaggcaaacgccttacctccatgctatctctccggccccgtggacTTTGAGCAAGGCCGTATAGGAAATTCCCACTGGAGCTGCTCTAACTAGGAAGAGAAAATTAGGCTCTTGGTGAAAGCAAGCACATAGTCTATCACTGAGGCATGCTCCTGACAGCCCTCTTAGGACCCCAAACTCCACAGACTTCAAGTGGAAGACCCCCTACCCAAGGGTAGAGCATGCTAAGTGGAGGGAGAGGCCAGGAattaaaagggaataaaaaatacctcccagggctggagagatagcacagctgcatttgccttgcaagcagccgatccaggacctaaggtggttggttcgaatcccagtgttccatgtggtccccagtgcctgccaggagctatttctgagcagacagccaggagtaacccctgagcactgccaggtgtgccccccccaaaaaaaataaacaaacaacaaaaaaaaaacctcccaatTTTTCAGATATTGTTTTCCCCTGGGTCCACTACTATGTACTATGCATCTTCAGAGTACAATTGGTTCACAATAAATATCCTCTTTGTACTTCCAAAGAAAAAGAAGCCCAGGGTTTACACcttgctctgagttcagggatcactcctagctagcTCATGGGCCCaaatgtggtactgaggatcaaaacttcggttggccacattcaaggcaaatgttctatccacTATACATACTATTATGCcagccctttgttttgttttggggccatacctggcaatgctcagggattactcctggctctgctctcagaaattcctcctggtatgcttggaggaccatatgggatgctgggaaccaaaccctggtcagcacataaaacacctacccactgtactcccactgtgctattgctctgaccctaggccttttttttttttggtttttgggtcacactcggtagcgctcaggggttactcctggctttacactcagaaatcactcctggaaggttctggagaccatatgggatgccaggattcgaaccaccgaccttctgcatgcaaggtaaatgccttaccttcatgctatctctctggccccaacccctggtcttttgtttattgagccacacctgactgtgctcaggaatcactactgtcagtgcttgggggcaCCACACGAGGTGGAAGGAACTAAACTAGGACTGACAGCAGATCGAGCAATTGCCTTAGCCCTGTTCTTTTACTATTTTGAGTTGTGTCTGTGTCTGGGGGAGGTAGGTATTGCTGCCTTCCCTAGTGCTCAGCCTCAAGGAATAGCAATGCTTGCTCAGAGAGGGTTGGCTGCAACTGGcttcaggggacactcctggctctgcgctcagaaatcgctgttagtttcaggggaccatatgggattctggggatggaacctgggtcagtcccaggttggccgcatgcaagacaaatgccctatcactgtgctttcACTACGGCCCTTGGTTCTGGATGATCTACACAGGAATCCTAATGCTTCCCCTTGGCCAGGTAGGGACAGAACAAGCTGAATCTGATCCCTTGAAACTTGGAGTTGGGCTAGGCTCAGAGGATCTCTCATTTGGTCAGGTGGGTGCCTGCTTTCTGCGAGCAGAAGGAAGTGTCCGTCTGCAAGAAGGATCCCAGATGCCCTCAGATGTGCATCCTTCAGCCTGAACCCTGGTGATGGCAGTGGGAAGAATGCACTTGAAAGACCCCAGCTTGGGGATACTGAGGGGATGCACTAAAGATGGTCCAGTTCACTGTCATCTCTAGCCCAGCAGGAGGCCTGCCTCTCTGGGGCAAGGACAAGGGAAGACTGAAGCCCACACTGGTCTGGGGTGGGACAGGAAAAGCCCTGACATCCTGGTGGCCCTGCCAGGTATCTTGGGTCAGGACCAGAGCACAGGGGAGAGGGATGGCATCCCTCCTAGGCCCAGGTTactcagctttttttgtttgtttgtttcattttttggaccatacccagtgacactcaggggttactcctggctatgctctcagaaattgttcctggcttgggggaccatgtgggatgccagaggatagaACTACTGCCcgaggtcagccacgtgtaaggcaaatgccctaccactgcatcactgctccagccccaagctttttttattattttggctaTACCCTGCAGTGtttagacattactcctggctttgtgcttagaaatcattccaggcaggctcagggagaggGTTTTGCACTcatggaactgtggtccatcctaggctagtgcttgcaaggcaggtgccttatgtcttgcgccacctctccagcccccttctttgttttaattctagtgttttcagtttttattggaagagagaggaagatacAGGGGAGGGGGCTAGAGAAGGGGACTCTCTCCTCTCCTGGTTCCCAGAAAAAAATTTCGGTTTGGGCCTATCTGAAGGGAGCCTGGGGGTCACTGACACAACCAGCACAATCCAGTTGGTTCCCCACACGCTCGAGACCCTCTACCGCTGAGCCTgcctatatgagatgctgaagactgaacctgggtcagccacatgcaaggcaaatgtcctacctgctgtgctattgctccggctccaggGTTACTCAGCCTTTACTGGGGCTGCTCTGAACCTCTTGCTTCAGGGGCAAGAAGCAAAGtaatgggctggagtggtggcgcaggcagtaaggtgcctgcctcgagcgcgctagcgtaggacggaccacagttcgatcccctggcaggagtgatttctgagcgcatagccaggagtaacccctgagcatgactgggtgtgactccccccccaaagaaaacaaaacaaagaaaaagcaaagtaatggttcagaaaataatttaattcagaAACCAACAACGTATACTAAGTATGTGACCAGTGTTCACAGACAGAAAAGCCTAAGGTCACCAGTAGCTTCAGACTCGCCCCAAAGATGGCACTCGGATAGCACCTACGTGTCCTTTGCTCCCAATTAATGTCACTTCATCCTCCTGAGAGCACTTGTTAGGGGCTGAGGAGGTAGCAGCAGCCcacaagagagagagggagacacgACCCCAATATGGGGAGGAAGCAGGCCATGTCACTGTTGTCACTGCTGCTGGGCTGTCTCACGGGTCCTCTGTGCCAGATCCAGCTCTGTGGCAGGAGGCAATGTTCCCAAGGAGGGACAAAGGGAGATGAATGAGGGCTGATGGTCAAGGGCAATGATTGTGGGGAGGAGACTGCTCCCAGCTCAGAGGTCAGAGGTTACccccagtagagctcagggggATCATGCGGTGCTGGGGGCGGAACCTGGGCCTTCTGCACACACAGTATGTGCTCTGTTCAGCCCTTGGGGCCATCTCCTCTCACTTGTATACCTGGGCCAGTGTGGGAACCAGTTGTGAGCTGATTCTCCTCAGAGATGGCCTGCTCTGGCCAAAGACAGAGTTTGGAGTCACATTTCCACTTGCGGATGGGGAAGGGCCATTCCTGGGGCCGAAGGGGATCTTGTGGGCTAGTGGTCCCTGAGGGTCTTAGTGTAGCCTGTTCTAGTGCAATGAAGGAAGGCTCTGAGGGAGGCCAGGGCTTGCAGTGGAGGGGGCGAGAGTGTAGCACACGCCCCTCACAGGATGCCTGCCCCCTCCCCTTCACAGCCAGAGTTGGGCATCCTATCATAACTGGCTGACATGACACATGACTCCTCGGAAGACCCCCTTTTCTCCAATCTGGTCCAGAATCACAGCAAAGGGGCGTTGAAAGTTTCCTGGGGAAGCTGGGGatggggtggtgatggtggtgataaGATACCCCAGGCAGCCTGAGTCTCTCTGGTTGAGTGTCCCCCAACTCCAGATGGCTTGTGGTCTGTTCAATCCCGACTTCACTGCAGAGTACAAGCTGTTGGGGTGAGGATTGGGGCACGGCTCAATGTCCAGGCTGTTCTGGGACACCACCCTCAGCCCTGGCCTTCCCAGTGGCACTCACAGCTCCGTACAGACTCCATCAGCGGCTCCTTGTCCAGGGCCTCAGCCGCCTGGCGGGACTCTCTCATCTGTGGGACCAAAGATAGCGAGGGTAAGAGGCAGCCAAGGGGCCGCAGGGGCCATCGACAAAGAGCCTATGAGCCACAAGTAGGAGCAGAACAAGGCAAGCAGTGGGAGGGACGCATGGGGGCTGGGCTGGAGGCTCTGGGCAGAACATACCCACCCCCCAGGGACCACCCTACCCACCTTGATGTGCTCCTTCAGGTATTCAGCCCGAGTCATGAGGTTCTGAACCTGCCAAAAAGATGAGTCCTCTCGAGAACCCACAGATGCCATCAACACCAGGACTTCTAAGTTCTgtcttgatttttgggccacatatggcagtacttggggcctactcttggctctctctTCTGAGATCATTCTAGatgggctcgggagaccatatggggtgatcaGGACTatacctgggttagctacatgcatggcaaatgcccttcacAGTGTACTAGCTCTGGCATTTTGAATTCTTGATCTGCTCCCTTCTCCGGAAAACCTTTCTGACTGCTAGTCATCCAGTAGATTTCTTGTTGTGGGACCCTGATGCCCCAGCCCCAAGCCTGATGGCACACATAGGCTAATCCCCACACCAAGTCTGAACTCTGACACCCAGATTTAGAAATGGGCCAAGGGAACCTGCAGAGGACCCAAATGGAAgctgggagagagggaagaggaagccCCCCAAccaccccagccccagccccaaggGGCACCTCAGTATGAAGCAGCTCCCGCCTGCGTCCTGGGGGCTCCGCTGAAAAAAGAGAGCAGGAGgtgagaggagggctgggctATGAGAAGGGGGCAGGAAGTATGGGCATGGTAGTTAAGAGTTAAGGGCAGGGTGGTAGGAGGTGAGGGCATGGCAGGGCTGCAGGAgcagagatgggagtgaggggtCTGGCCTCACCagcaagcagcagcagcagctcctcCAAGCTATGCTGGTACAGGTCCAGGGAATCCTGCTCTCCACCAGCGTCCTCCTCCTGCAACCACACAGGCCCCCAATCACTCAGGGTCATGAGCTAACCCCACACATACAGAGGTTCCCACAAAGGTTACACACTTTGGCCATGGCAGCTGCAGCCACATCTAAGGCAGCAAGCATACGTGGTTTGTCCCGGGCCATCTCTGAAACGAGGAAGAGGGGCTCAGGTGTGGAGACCAACCTATGTCCAGGGGCTCTCCAACCTGCTTCTCTCTCAGGCTAGAGTTCTGGGGGCCCAAGAATCCCAGGGGGGCCTACCTCGGAGCAAGTCCCGTGCAGACGCACCCTGCTTCAGCAGGGTTTGGTTGGATGAGGAGACGAGGGCCTTGAGCTCTTCGGCCCGAGAGACATATTGGCTCACCTGCAGGTGGGCGAACAGAAACTGAGAAGGTCGCCCCTATCTTCCTCACTCGCTGGCCTGGGAGAGAGCTGTGGGGCCCCTGTCCTGGGAGAGAACTGAGGGAAGCCAGCCCATCTATTCACCTTTGCCTTGATGGCCTCTTTTCGCTGGATGTCTACTTCATCTGCAGAAAGAGAGGTTTGGATGAGATGGGCCTGGCCCTGGCAAGGCCCTCAAATCCACAGCAGCATttgtgggggcggggtggggggacAGGACTGTGGACTCACAGTGCAGAGCAGGCACGAAGAAGTCTAGAGCCTGGCAGTACAGAGACAGAGCGGCTGCCCAGTCGCCCTCCTGGTCCTTTTGCACGGCCTGCACCACCAGGGTGGTCTGTGGACAGGCAGACCAGCAGTTGTATCCACCTTGTGCAGAACCACAGGGCGGAATAGACCCACCTAGAGGCCCTCAGTCCACCCGTTCCACTGGCTGCTCACTGCTTGGGCCAGGCTTTCGGCGCTGGGCATGTGCCGTAGGTCTACCCAAGGGTGGGAGAAGAAGTCCTTGAAGGAGATGCGGCGATCAGGGTCCCGCTCTAGGAGCCTCCGCAGCAGGTCCCGACAGTCTCGGGAAAGCAGGGGGCGCAGGGGGAGCTGCAGGAGGGGAAGGGAGCCCCCAAATCACACTTGACTCCAGCCCCTCAGCCCAGAAGGAACACTTGAGCCCTATGGAGAATCTGAGGCCCTGGAGGGAGAGTGAAGGATGGGCCTGGCTTGTTCAGGTCATCACCCTTTTGGGGCAGGTCTGCTCGGGGAGCTGGACGGAGCCAGACTAGGGACCGTAATGAGGCCTCCAGAAACCAGGTCTCTGTTTCCTCAGCACCCCACTGGCTGCCCAGCGGGGCCGACTCACCTCAATTATCCGATTGCTCCGGATCTTTTCTTCTAGTTCCAAGAATGACCTGGAGGCAAAGGGGGGCTGCCCAAAGAGGGCTTCTGTGGAAGGGAGCAGAGGGCAGCTGGGAGGTGCCGGGGTCAAGGCCTGTCCAGCCCATATGGGGGAGCAGGGGTGAGTGCATGGGTGTATGGGGAATTCCAGTCCAGGAGAGACTGTGTACTCACCATACAGGATGACTCCCACAGACCAGAGGTCCACACGGGCATCGTACTGCCGCTGGCACACCATCTCTGGGGCCATGTAGAGCGGGGAGCCTCGCAGCACGTGCTTCTCAGCCCACGGGCACATGTGCTGCGCAAAGCCAAAGTCTACGGGCAGAGACCCGGCCACAGGGCTCAGCTTAGGCTCCAAGAACCCCATGGGGCCAGTGCAGGGCTCCTCACAGCACCCTGTAAAACTGCTTTTCCCTACGTCCCTCCTCAGCATCTTGGAACATCCCCCAATGTATTCTGGCCACGCCCCctcctgattctttttgtttttatttggttttggggtcacacccggcagtgctcaggggttactgatgtCTCtacactctacactcagaaatcgctcttggcaggctcaggggaccatatgggataccgggattcgaaccaccgtccttctgtatgcaaggcaaacgccttacttccatgctatttccctCCCCATCCTGATTCTTGGGGAGGTCTCTGATCACCTGCTATGCAGATGAGAGCCCACCAAGGTCAGAACCCAATGGCGCTATGGCTGCTTCCCTGCCTCCTCTCTCCTCATCTTCATATATATTTAGGGGGTgggcacacatggcagtgctcaggtattagattacaccttattttagtcaagacaaagatcatccctggtttatttgttttgtttttcgtttttgggtcacacctggtggcactcaggggctattcctggctttgtgctcagaaatcactcctggtggggctggagaggtgacactagaggtaaggtgtctgccttgcaagcgctagcctaggacagatcgcctAGGCCAGTGATGGCTAACATTTTTGAGCcagagtgcccaaactgccgcacaaaaccaaagaatttcctcaaagtgccagcacgtcaattaaaccttaataacaagattttagggcccggagagatagcacagcggcgtttgccttgcaagcagccgatccaggaccaaaggtggttggttcgaatcccagtgtcccatatggtcccccgtgcctgccaggagctatttctgagcagacagccaggagcaacccctgagcactgccgggtgtgacccaaaaactaaaaaaataaataaataaataaataacaagattttagtatccaaaaactctttttttttttttttttttttttggtttttgggccacacccggcggtgctcaggggtcactcctggctgtctgctcagaaatagctcctggcaggcacgggggaccatatgggacaccaggattcgaaccaaccacctttggtcctggatcggctgcttgcaaggcaaacgccactgtgctatctctccgggcccccaaaaactctttataaattttataaattaaaaaaaatttttttataaatttattcactGCAGACCTtcctgcgtgccagctgcaaggccttcgagtGCCACAGGTTCGCCATCGCTGGCCTAGGCTAtgccccaggatcccatatggtccccctaagccagggtcgatttctgagagcatagccaggagtaacccctgagcatcaaatgggtgtggcccaaagaacaaaacaaaaacaaacaaaaaaagaaattgctcctggcaggcacaggggtgggatggggtgggggaaaggggacagaccatatgggatgccgccgggattcaaaccaccatctgtcctggaaataccccactgctgtgctatatctccagcccccaaatcagagattgtcttacatgtaaacctgaatggggctggctcaggatagcctgagctatctgtccttactctcccacctgggggtggtctctactcaataaaaatgaccgTTTATGCAGGcaactcacttttcttttttttttttttttggtttttgggccacacccggtgacgctcaggggttactcctggctatgcgctcagaagtcgctcctggcttgggggaccatatgggacgccgggggatcgaaccacggtccgtctcctaggctagcgcaggtaaggcaggctccttacctcgagcgccaccgcccggccccggcaacTCACTTTTCACACAAGacagaagattgccagactatatgtgtttcatcctcagcctgatCTGAATCATTTCATAAATGACAATGCTTTAGACtctttcacctggggttggagatacggcacatggggtgatttaacactcagggattacttctctgGCAGGTACAGAGAACCAAATGGAACACAGagtttttttgtccccccccccccccggttttttgggccacacccatttgatgctcaggggttactcctggctaagtgctcagaaattgcccctggcttgaggggaccatatgggacgccagggtatcgaaccgaggtccttccttggctagcacttgcaaggcagacaccttacctctagcgccacctctccggccctggaacAGAGTTTTGAACCTGGACAAGCACTTTACCTTTTGTCTACTTAGGGGCCACGGCCACCCTTCCTCACTCAGACTCTCCATATCACCACCAATCTGGAGCCCAATTCTGGTCAGTTACAtagactcctgactctgagcttccCACAACCCTGTGGGGTCCAATATGGGAAAAGTTCGGCCTTGGTGGGGCCAGAggcatagcacagaggtagggcatctgccttgcatgcgtccaaccccagacagatcccagtttgattcccggcatcccatatgattccctgagcctgacaggagcaatttctgaacccttgAGGATCTCAATCTCCATTAGGAGGTTTTccagaccctttttttttttttttttttttttttggtttttgggtaacacccggcagtgctcaggggttattccttgctctatgctcagaaaccactcctggcaggctcggggaccatatgggatgctgggattcgaaccactgtccttctgcatgcaaggcaaacactttacctccatgctatttctctggccccaaaattacttttttttggttttggtttttgggtcacatccaccagcactcaggggtcacacctggctctacactcagaaatcgctcctggcaggttcaggggacaatatgggacaccatccttcagcattcgaggaaaacgccttatctccatgctatctctctggcccccacagacATCTTTTTGGCTATGTACttaatgggtcacacccggcagcactcagaggctactcctggctctgtgctcagaaatcgcccctggcagactcgagggaccatatgggacgccggggttccaaccactatccttctgcatgcaaggcaaacgccttaccactgtactatctctccggcccctgggaacaatttctgagcactgttgagggTGACCCAAAATCCCTCCCCCCGAAATGATTAGCTTTGGCAGGAGTCAGGAGGTGTGTGGGTATTTCCAGCAACTTGGCTCTCCTAGCCTATCATCATCTACATTTGGTCAAAGCTGCCAAGAGATGGCTATCCACGGCAGTGGATGGCCTCTGATCCCCTTCCCCCCAACTTGCATCCCTGTGCCTCCAGACTCGCACCTGCCAGTTTAAGGATTGGCTTCTCTAAAGAGCTGAGCAGAATGTTCTGTGGCTTCAAGTCCAGGTGAGAGATGTTCCGTTCGTGCAGAAACTGCAGGGCACTAGCTGCAGGGAGGATCCAAGCAGAGAGAGGGATCAGGGGGGCCAGTTCTCACCTTCCACCT
This genomic interval carries:
- the ULK3 gene encoding serine/threonine-protein kinase ULK3 isoform X2, yielding MAAPGWGPPRLDGFIFTERLGSGTYATVYKAYAKKDTREVVAIKCVAKKSLNKASVENLLTEIEILKGIQHPHIVKLKDFQWDSDNIYLIMEFCAGGDLSRFIHTRRILPEKVARVFMQQLASALQFLHERNISHLDLKPQNILLSSLEKPILKLADFGFAQHMCPWAEKHVLRGSPLYMAPEMVCQRQYDARVDLWSVGVILYGEYTVSPGLEFPIHPCTHPCSPIWAGQALTPAPPSCPLLPSTEALFGQPPFASRSFLELEEKIRSNRIIELPLRPLLSRDCRDLLRRLLERDPDRRISFKDFFSHPWVDLRHMPSAESLAQATTLVVQAVQKDQEGDWAAALSLYCQALDFFVPALHYEVDIQRKEAIKAKVSQYVSRAEELKALVSSSNQTLLKQGASARDLLREMARDKPRMLAALDVAAAAMAKEEDAGGEQDSLDLYQHSLEELLLLLAAEPPGRRRELLHTENDLRRESQE
- the ULK3 gene encoding serine/threonine-protein kinase ULK3 isoform X3; its protein translation is MAAPGWGPPRLDGFIFTERLGSGTYATVYKAYAKKDTREVVAIKCVAKKSLNKASVENLLTEIEILKGIQHPHIVKLKDFQWDSDNIYLIMEFCAGGDLSRFIHTRRILPEKVARVFMQQLASALQFLHERNISHLDLKPQNILLSSLEKPILKLADFGFAQHMCPWAEKHVLRGSPLYMAPEMVCQRQYDARVDLWSVGVILYEALFGQPPFASRSFLELEEKIRSNRIIELPLRPLLSRDCRDLLRRLLERDPDRRISFKDFFSHPWVDLRHMPSAESLAQATTLVVQAVQKDQEGDWAAALSLYCQALDFFVPALHYEVDIQRKEAIKAKVSQYVSRAEELKALVSSSNQTLLKQGASARDLLREMARDKPRMLAALDVAAAAMAKEEDAGGEQDSLDLYQHSLEELLLLLAAEPPGRRRELLHTEVQNLMTRAEYLKEHIKMRESRQAAEALDKEPLMESVRSSCTLQ
- the ULK3 gene encoding serine/threonine-protein kinase ULK3 isoform X1; the encoded protein is MAAPGWGPPRLDGFIFTERLGSGTYATVYKAYAKKDTREVVAIKCVAKKSLNKASVENLLTEIEILKGIQHPHIVKLKDFQWDSDNIYLIMEFCAGGDLSRFIHTRRILPEKVARVFMQQLASALQFLHERNISHLDLKPQNILLSSLEKPILKLADFGFAQHMCPWAEKHVLRGSPLYMAPEMVCQRQYDARVDLWSVGVILYGEYTVSPGLEFPIHPCTHPCSPIWAGQALTPAPPSCPLLPSTEALFGQPPFASRSFLELEEKIRSNRIIELPLRPLLSRDCRDLLRRLLERDPDRRISFKDFFSHPWVDLRHMPSAESLAQATTLVVQAVQKDQEGDWAAALSLYCQALDFFVPALHYEVDIQRKEAIKAKVSQYVSRAEELKALVSSSNQTLLKQGASARDLLREMARDKPRMLAALDVAAAAMAKEEDAGGEQDSLDLYQHSLEELLLLLAAEPPGRRRELLHTEVQNLMTRAEYLKEHIKMRESRQAAEALDKEPLMESVRSSCTLQ